The DNA segment TACTGTTTCAGGCTGTACTGATAGATCCTATGTTGCGCTTCTTAATAGAGTTTGCTGTGGAAGTCAAAGTCGCATCAGAGAATATCTGAATTCATCTCACGATGACCAAGCGGTAGAATACATAAACTATCTATTCTCTCCCTTCATTATCGACAGTATACTAGCTCTGAAATTTAAAAGTGATGTCGCTAACTTGAGTCAATCCATGAATGAGCCTTCTTAGATAAGAAGAGGGTCGCCAAGCCGACTCATTACGCTTGCAGCAACTGAGCCCCAACTGCCAGCCGCTCCACCTTCCCTTCTGGGACGTGGGGCGGCTCACTGTGACCTGCGCCCCGCAATCGGATCCACCTGAAATCGGAGGAATTTGGCACACTCAGGGAACAACGTTCTCCAGGAGAGTCACCATGGGAGGAGCACGGCAGACCGAAGAGCAGATTGCCTTAGCCCTGCGGCAGGTCGAGACCGGCACCTCGGTCGGAGAAGTCTGCTGGAAGATGGGCATCATCGAGTCGACCTTCTACATCTGGCAGAAAAAGTATGGCGGGCTGGGGGTCGCCGAGTTGCAGCGGCTTCGTCAGCTGGAGGAGAACCGCAAACTCAAGCAACTCATGGCGGATCTGAGCCTGGACAAGGCGATGCTACAGGAGGTCATCTCAAAAAAGCTGTGAACCCCCGCCAGCGGCGAGCATGTCGCGGTCTCCAGCTGGCGCGCTCTACGTACTGGTACGTCTTCAGGAAACGGGTGGACGAGCCGGCCATCATCCAGCGCATGACCGAGATTGCGGGCGGGCGTGTGCGCTCTGGATGCCGACGCATCCACGTCCTGATGGCTCGGGAGGGCTGGCGCATCAACCACAAACGGCCCCCTCGGCTGTACACCCAGACCAGGCTCAATCTCAGGATGAAGCGACCGCAACGACACATCAGCGCGGCACGATCCAATGAGGTATGGGCCATGTACCCAGCTCTACGACGGCCGGCGGCTGCGGGCCTTGACGGTGGTCGATGTCTTCCCCTGGGAATGCCTGGCCATACTGGTCAATCAAAGTCTGAAAGGGACTGACGTCGTGGCCACCATGCGGCAGATCAGCGAAAGCAGAGGGAGTCATCAGCGGATTCAAGTCGACAATGGCAGTGAGTTCATCAGCAAGGTGGTCAATCTATAGGCCTACCAGTATGGCGTATCGCTGGATTTTTCCCGTCCAGGAAAGCCCATAGACGATCCGTTCATCGGATCGTTCCACGGCAGTTTCCGGGACGGATGCCTGAACACCCACTGGTTCTTGACGCTTGAGGATGCCCGCCGGAAGGTCGAAGAGTACAATGCGTTCAGGCCGCATTCCGCACTGAAAAACCTCGCGCCCAGCGCGTTCGCAGCGCAGTTCGCCTCGCTCCACGTCCAGCCGGAGATTCCGATTTGACCTGGACCCGTTATTGGGGGCAGCTCAGATGCGGCTCGATTTGCAATCAGACTGGCACCGGAAACAGAGGCAAGGTCACCGTACCTTTGCGCGGCCCGGCTGTAAGTCAGTGGCTTCCTCATCCGTAACGTTTGCACTTGCTGCCTTATAACTCAAGCAGGTGCTTCCTCAAGCGGTCGTCTGCCCATTTGCCATAGGTGCGTGCCGTTTGAACGTCGCTGTGCCCCAAATGCTCTGCGACATCTTGAAGTTGAAATCCTGCTCGCACCAGCTGTGTGCCTGCCGTGTGCCGGAGCGCGTGAAGACCCAGGTAAGGAATGCCTACTTGACGACACAGGGTTCGCAGGCGACTTCGCGCGGCCTCTGGCGTGCGGCCAATGACAAGCTCAATTGGATGCTGCTCCCTGAGCACCTGCAAATCCAAGATGAGCGAGGTCGGTAGCAACACCCGCCTGGTTTTCCCTCCTTTGCCGTTGACCACAGTCAAGGCGCCGCTGTCCAGATCGACATTGCTCCAGGTCAGGTTCGTGATCTCAGAAGCCCGCAGTCCGGCAATAGCCCCGAGCCGCAGGAGCACTCGCATCTCCAAGGAAGCGGCGGCGAGGAGCAGCTGCACATCCGCTTCCGGATAAGGCTGCCGCTTGTCCCAGGGGCGGCGTTTGTCTTTCTTCGGTCTGGTGTCGGTAAATGGGGTGTCTTTCGTGGCTTTGGCCCAGCGGAGGGCCGCGTACAGCGCCCGTGCGCCGGCTAAAAGAACGCCAACGCTAGACGGCGACTTTCCTGCTGCTTCTAGTGACCGCACCCACAGGTCAGTGTCTTCTGATGCCGGGTGCATCACCTTCACGGCATTGTCAGTGGCGTAACTCAACCAGGTCTTGGCCCCCAACCGGTATTTGCGCAGGGTCTCCGGGCTGACATGTCCATGTGTGCGGACATGGTGGGCTTCTAACAGCTCCAGCAAGGTGGCTGTGTCGCGTCCGGCGACAGCCGCAACTGCCCGGCGCCGGCGCTCCTCCAGGGGCAGCGCGGCCCAGGCCCGCAACGGCGCAAGTTGTCCGTGCCGGTACAGGTCGAGGGTCATCTCCCCTCCCTCATCTGGTCCCTGGATTCTTCGGCAAGATTTTTCTTGAGTGCCGCCACACGCTCCAGAAGATCGGCAATATCGGGCAAGCTGGCCAGGCTGGCACTGGCGAACAAGATGCCGAAGCTACCCAGGAGCAGGACGGCAACGGTGATTAAGAGGGTCTCAGCTGTGATGGGCAGTCCGACCAGCGGAATCTTCACCTCGTTGTCCTGCAAGTACTTGCCCGCACTGAATATCCCGAACATCAGGAACAGCGCACCCACGACGCCACCCGCTTTGTTCGGCCCCAGAATCACAGATATGCGGGAGGTCAGGCGCTGATCAGCGGCGCGGGCCGAGGCGGCCACATGAAGAAGGGCGGGCCGGGAGAACGCGTAGAGGGCCCGAATCAGTTCCGCTTCGCGCGCGGCCGAACTGTTGAGCAGCTGCGGGGTCTCCAGTCGTCTGTGCTTCCACTCTCTGAACAGACTGGACCCACCCAGCCAGGCGCTAATGACGACACAGACCAGCGCGAGGAGCGCAAAAGTGAGTGGAATCCACGGATTTGGAATGGGCAGTTGGGTCAGGGCGAGCCCAACGACGACGCCGCACCAATATCGGGTGGCCAGTTGTTCCTGCTGCTCACGTGGCGTCGGGGCGGTCCGGGGCCTGAGAGTCTGGCCCTCAAAGGGGATCAGCAGAGCGTGGATATTCGTCACTTCTTGTAAGACTTGACCCTCAGCTGTCTCTGCCGGGGTGGCGGGCGGGGTGTCAGCGGCCAGTGGTTCCGCTGTGGGATGACTCATGCCAGCTCCATAAATTCACTGTAGCCGACCCACCTTGCTGGTAATGTGTCTTACCAAAAGGATAGACAATGGAGCTCAGTGAGGTGAGGTCTCTAGTCCTGGGTTCAAGGATCTCCCATTCAACGCTATGTCCCTCGTTTTGAGCGGGCTTGCCTGAGCGGTTTGGAAACTGAGACAGCCGCCGGTCAAACACGGCAAGACAGGCGGAACTAACGGTGAGAGTGAAGTGCAGGCTACTGGTCAACACTGTTGGTGTCGTCCTGTAGTCTGCGGCGCACGGCCTGGAACGCCCGGTGCGCCGCGTCAGCCACCAGGAACCCCTCGTAGTCCTGACCCCTATCGTGCACGCTGACGTGTAGCAGTACAGGTAATGCGTTTTCCGTGCCCACCGTCGCGAGTGCATCTGCCGCCGACCAACGAACATCTGGATCCTCGTCACTTAGCAGCACCCGAGTGAGCAGTGCGCTCGACGCCTCTCCAGGGAGCTCCCTCAGCTTGTCGCAGACGGCGCAGCGCCACTCCTCACTCTGAGAGGTGAGGACCTCGGCCAGAAACGTCAGGCCACCCGGATGTGGGAGATGCGCGAGCAGACTGAAGGCCTGGCCAGCCAACCACTGGTCCTCTCTCTGTTGGTAGAGCGCACAGAAGAAGGCGTGCAGCTGGTCGGGGTCAAAGCGTTTAGCGTATTCAAGGGCTTCGCGCTGGACCGCGTCAAAGGCCTCTTCAGCTGCGCTATCGAAGGTGGATGGGTCGGCCTGCGGATTGAGTTCCAATTGAACCTGCAGGAAACAGAGCAACCGTTGGCGCGCGGCCTCATCAAAAGAGTGGGCCATGCACCAAGCTTAGCGTCCCTGGTAAACGGTGACAGAGGCGCAGGCGCAGCTGAGCTGTGTAAGTAGAGTTCCGAAGTGCGACCAGCATTTTGATCAGTAACCAACTGTCTATTTGGCATCCCAACGGGACCATAAGTGTCATTGAGCACAACTGGTCGTAAGAGAGGAAGTGCTGTGACGCAGCAAAAATCAGACCTAGAATTGTCTATAATTAAATAGATATCTATATAACTAGATAATTAGGTATTTTTCTGATCTGGAGGAGATTGATGTTACCCTTCTGTAACCTCTGGACGAGGGTGGCCTTCCAGAACCTCTCTGGCGGTCACTCTTGATCCGCCTCTCCATTCTGGAGTTTGTCCATCTCTTTCCTATCTCTCAAGGAGCTTCTGTGTCGACTCTGCCCCCCTCTTTGGACGCGTCCACGGTCTTGAATGATCTGAAGTACATTGTTCACTTTGCCGAACAGGGCACCGGCCTCCGTGTGATCAGCGCTGTCGTCGATTTGACAGCCGTGACCAGCCGGACCGGCGGAGGCGGCACGCCACCCATCGCCCTCCTGTCCAAAGACGGGATTGGTGGTGACATGACACGGGCCGATACCCAGCGCATCAGCTTTGCCCTGAAGCGCGCGGCCACACCTAGCTTCAGCCAGTTGCCTGGGCAACTGCGGGAAGCTGTCGAGATCGTCCGCACTGGTTTGGCCGCCCTGGCCACGTTGCGGGACGATTTTGATGCCACGGCCAAAATGGAGTTCAAGTTTGAACTGACGAGCGAAGGGAAGTTCAGCTTCTTCGTGCGCCTGGGCGCCAAGGCTGCCGACACCCATAGTCTGACTGTTGAAGTGGAGGCGGCCTCGGCCCGGACGTGACGTCTGGCGCTCAGCCGTTGGCGGCCGTCTTCGGCCTGGCCATTCCCCCACGGCATCCTCGGCTGGGCGCCCTTCGGGCGGCGGCTGACGCTTTGGCTGCGCTGCCCTTGACCGTCTCGGCGGCGCTGGCACCGGTCGGCGTCCGCACCGAACCCATGCGCTACGAGAATGGTCTGTTCGACTCTGCGAAAGTTGAGCTTGGCGTCCGCATTGCGGATGACGGGATCTTTCCTGGCCTGACACTCCTGCACGAGGTGGGCCACGCTCTGGACTATCTGGTGTTTGGTCAGGGTCAGGGCTACGCCAGCCTGACCCGGGCCGGCTCAGACTGGCAGACCTGGTATGCCGCCTGCTTGCGGTCGGACTCGGTTCGGCGCATCCGAAACCGACTCGCTGATCCTGATTTCGTGCAGGAGGCCAGCTTCGCCGCGTATCTGCTGGAACCCCCAGAACTGTTTGCCCGGTCGTTCGCCCAGTGGGTGGCCAGCCGGTCGCCGGTCGCCGCCATCCACGCCGATATCTCACAACTGGCACAAAGTGACCTGCCCCAGCAATGGCGGCCAGCCGACTTTGTTACGCTGGACGCCGCGCTGGTGACACTGTGTGGCGCAGCCGGAGGTGTGACGTGACGACCCTGACCAAAGAACAGGCCAAGGCCCAGCTGATCTCAGTCCTGACCAGGGATGGTGTAAAGGCTTCAGCGGCAGAAGTCGCGGCTGATGGCTTCCTGTTGGATCTTGAAGAGGGCAGGTCGCTGCACTTTCGAGATGTCGGTACGCTGCACATGCAAGAGGGGGCTGTCGTGGTGTCAGCTCAGCCGGCCGGCATGGAACTGGGTGTTGGCACCCGCCGCTACCAGAAGCAGTTGACACGCCCCCGTGTGCTTGAGCAGCCGCCAACCTTAAGTGATGAAGCGGCGACCCGCCATTTTGAACAGGGTGGCTACCCCCGCCGTGAAGCTGAGCGCGCGGTCCAGATTGGTCGGAGCCGACGCCGCGCTGGATAGCTCTGTTCATTGAAGGAGGCTGGTCGCAACCAGCCTCCTTCCGGTTGTTTGGCAAGCCGCATTCGACAATGCGGCTTGACCAGAAGCCTCCTTTCCAATAGGTAGATAAATAGGTATCTAGGTATTTAGATATGTGA comes from the Deinococcus betulae genome and includes:
- a CDS encoding HEAT repeat domain-containing protein, with amino-acid sequence MAHSFDEAARQRLLCFLQVQLELNPQADPSTFDSAAEEAFDAVQREALEYAKRFDPDQLHAFFCALYQQREDQWLAGQAFSLLAHLPHPGGLTFLAEVLTSQSEEWRCAVCDKLRELPGEASSALLTRVLLSDEDPDVRWSAADALATVGTENALPVLLHVSVHDRGQDYEGFLVADAAHRAFQAVRRRLQDDTNSVDQ
- a CDS encoding tyrosine-type recombinase/integrase translates to MTLDLYRHGQLAPLRAWAALPLEERRRRAVAAVAGRDTATLLELLEAHHVRTHGHVSPETLRKYRLGAKTWLSYATDNAVKVMHPASEDTDLWVRSLEAAGKSPSSVGVLLAGARALYAALRWAKATKDTPFTDTRPKKDKRRPWDKRQPYPEADVQLLLAAASLEMRVLLRLGAIAGLRASEITNLTWSNVDLDSGALTVVNGKGGKTRRVLLPTSLILDLQVLREQHPIELVIGRTPEAARSRLRTLCRQVGIPYLGLHALRHTAGTQLVRAGFQLQDVAEHLGHSDVQTARTYGKWADDRLRKHLLEL